gaggaaaataaatcaaaagggCTTAGGACAAACAGTGCAAGGAATGAGCCACGCATTGGCCCTGGCCATAGAAATTACACTGAGAACTGTTTTCCTTGAAGCTGCAAGATTGTTTTGCAGCTCCTCCAGATCTTTGGGGACTCTCTTTCCAGCAGTTTCCACTGAAGATTatccagcacagaacagctctCGGGCAAAACACCCTCAACACCCATGTGGTTTGGATTATCCAATTACACAGATACAATCTGTCCAATTAAGCAGACAGGCCCTGAGCCAGGAATGCCAATGCTGTGTTTACAGTCTGGTGTTAACTCTGTGTGGTCAAGCGAAACAAACTCACTTCCCCAAAGCAGTAGCACAACGCTCACCTCCCTTGGGGAGCTGAAAGAATTAAGATCTGCAAGATAACTGAAAGCCCTAAGCTAGCCAAACACCAGACAGAGACTCATTTGTCCTATCTGCATCCCTTCAGGCCACTTTGAGCAATGatgttctgttctcttcttcAGGGCTCATTCCATAAtgcaacaaaagcatttctagtTCTGGCAAACCTGACCcaacagccagcacagcagagagagGCTGCAGTAAGAAGAAGCCCTGCTGCAACCTGCTTCAATAATGCTCTGCCATCATATATAGCAGCAGGGAAATCCCAGTTCCTCAGTGGGAAATACCTATCTACCAGTGTCAGTTTTAACTAGTCTGCTTTCTGAGCAGATGACGGAGCCACCCATAGCTACAATGAGGCACTGAACTTTGGATTTCTCACCAATAAGGTGAAACATGTCCCTGCTTCAACATTATGAACGCAGACGCTGCACAGAAACACAACATTAAATGTTCAGATATCAAGTGATTTCATGATCATGAATCCCATGCTGCAAAGAGTGGGAGTGTACTACCCTAACAAGACAATGCTTCCAGCCTATATCATTTAGAGACATAGAATCAATTGAATTGGAAGCAACCTTTCAAGGGTATCTCATCCAACCCTCCTGCAATGAAATGGGCCATCTATAGCTCAGCGGGGtgttcagagccctgtccaacccAACCATGGGTGTCTTCAAGAatgaggcatccaccacctctctgagcaatcCGTTCCAGTGTTTCACTACCCTTACAATAGAAAAACACTTTCCTTATACCCAAGCtctatctcctctcttttagtttgaaactatttcccctcGTTCTATCGCAACAGactctgtccccttccttcttacagctcCACTTTAGATACCGACAGGgcactatcaggtcacctcacagccttctcttctccaggctgcacagccccatctctctcagcctgtcctctcATAGGAGAGCAGTTCCACCACTGGGATTGTTTCTGTGGCCCTCCCCTGAACTCACTATAACAGCTCCacgtctctcctgtactgaggactccacatctggatgcagcactccaggggaggtcacacagcacagagcagaggagcaggatcCCCTCCCTGAagctgctggccatgctgcttttgGTCCAGATGGCTTTCTGATCTGTGAGGGCAATTAAACTCAGTGTACACATCAGTAACAGTACAACACAGCTTAAACAAACCACAGTGGCTTTCTCACCGTGTCCTCTTCTATGACTtttaaaacacaacagaaatctTCTACTAGACTCAATCCAGGAGACGGTTTACACCATCAGCAGGGTTAACTGCGCTGCACTATGGCACACAGACACTCCTCGTGTCTTAATAAAGCTGCTGTGCCTtctgcccactaaaccatgtccccaaagtgccacatccccatggcttTGGGACACCTCCAGGTAACCCCACCATCAacctgggcagctgtgcatcactgctctttctaaACAGAGTTTCCTCCCCATACCCAAACCTGAACCTCTTCAGGTGACACctgtggggggagggggggggggttacaATCTCTTGCCCTACTAAAGGGACCCTGAGACCACATTGACGGGAGGGCCATTTGGTGAGCATTGCTTTACATAAAGGGCAAGGACGCTCCTGTGCTTCTCTAGGAAGAAGTTCACCTCCAGAACTGAGGTAAGCGGCGATATAAGAACGCTGACTTGCAGTAAAAAATACACGTAGACAAACACAGTGAGGGCCGAGGGGCCCCACCGCCGTGCAGGGAACGCTCCATTGCCACAGTGACCCACAAGAAGAGCCCTAAAACCGGCCTAGAACAGGCCTAAAACCGGCCTAGAACCGACCCAGCCCCGCCGCGGACTCACCGCTGGAGGTGAAGTAGAACACCATAGCGGCGGTCGCGGCCTACCCCGACCCGAGCTCCGCTACCCGCTCCTGGTTACGGTAGGCCGGAAAGGATCAGTGCGCATGCGCACCCAAAAGGCACACACATACGTCATCAATGTGCGTCGAGTCTCCCGGATGTGAAGCCAAGGAAGCAAAGCGCTTCCTCAGCCTCCAAGTCCCAGCGTGCATTGCgaactacagctcccagcatACCCCGGTACCGCCCCCCACCACCCATAGGCTGCTCAGTTCTCGCGAGGCATGCTGGGAGTTGGAGTTTCCGCTACGGGGTGGGAACAACCGTCTGATTGGCTGAAATGTGAGCGGCGGGCAGCGATCAGACCAATAGTCCTGCGAGGTGTGTTGAGCGGCAAGGCGTTCGGCCAATGAGAAACGGATGGGCGGCCTGGCGGGTGAATGCGCGGCGGTTTGGAAGGCGCGGGAGCGTTGGCGGCTGTGATCGAGGCGGCGCTGAGGTGAGggggagtggggctggggggggtgcGGGCTCTGTGGTGTCTATGGGGGTTTGGAGCCCTCTTGGGGGGCTTCTCCTTTCTTATCGTCCCCCCCCCTTTGGGTATGGACGGCTTTGGTTAGGACTCGAAGCAGAAATCTCCTCTGTGTCGTTTGTTTACGCTCAATTAAAACATTGCGGCCTTTACCCTGGATTCaacccccctccctcccccccccccctcggcTTCTCTTCCTTCATTCACCGATAGCTTTTAATTACAATGGATCTCACCTGACTCCGAATGCCTTCCTGCAGGTGGCAACATGGCTGCTGTGAGCTCACAGAAGAGGAGCCAGAGCCCCACTGAGACGTATGTTAATTGCTtataaatcttccttctttacGTAGAACCGCAGcctggttgggttggaagggaccttacagaCCCCAGTCCTTGCTGCCATaggctgggtgccccccagcTCTGGCCTTGGGTACCCACAGCCCTGGGtagcagtgccagggcctcacctcCATCTGAATAAAGGATTTCCCCTTTATATCTAATCTGAATTAGTTTAAGCTCATCTCCCCTTTGTCCTGTTGCTAACAGGCTCTGCAAAACATCGGTCTGCCTCCTGCTTGTGAGCTCCATTCAGcttcagtgaggtctccccCCATTGACTTCTCTTGTCCAAGCTGAACAGGCCCAACTCCATCAACCTGTCTTTATAGGACAGGCTCTCCAACCCTtagatcatcttcatggcccaCCTCTGATTTTGCATCCTTACAGTGCAGGCCTGGGCACAGTTCCATCTGggacctcacaagggcagaatagaggAGGACAGTcatctccctttccctgctggcacccctctgttgatgcagttcaagccttccaggctgcaggagcacGCTGCTgattcatgtccagcttttcatccatcaggaccaTCAAGTCCTTCTATTCAGGATTGCTCCCATTGAGTTCTCTGTCTTTAGATGAAACATGAAGGTATaggtggatggcagctggacGTGAGTCAGCACTGTGCCCTAGCAGCTCacaaagccaactgtatcctgggctgcaccaaaagcagcgtggccagcagggtcAGGGAGAggatcctgcccctctgttctgctgtgTGACCTcagctggagtgctgcatccagatgtggagtgctcagtgcaggagagatgtggagctgttggattGAGCCCcgaggagggccacaaaaccAATGGAAACCCAAAGAAAATGATTGCTTAGGAAcctaagaaagaaaactctgaTGTTGCCATTTATTTGTGATAGAGTTTTAGTCTTTTCCAGGTTATGAAAGTCTGCAAATGATCATAGAAGCTCGGGCTGTCCTGAgctggctggcagtgctggaccTGCTGCGCCCCAGGGGCACTTTTAGTCCCCAGGAGTTTTTTACTTACATATATCCTATATCTTATCCCACAAATGCAGTCTGCACGAAGCTGAGCTTTCTATCTTGGAGAACAGgctgttcctttccctttgTAACTTTGTCACAGCAAAAGAGGTTTTTCTCATGCTCCTTTTGTCCTTCACCCACAAAAATATGtcaggggaggggggggaaaccAAGGGTGAAGTTTTACTTCTGAACTGGGCAGACGAATTCCTGAGAtagtgaggttttttttcctcagtaaatATTTACAGCAAGCAAATATGTTACTGCTGAATGTGTCCTTTGTGTATGTGGATCCCCTTTAGGCCCTGACAGGCTCTGAAATACATCAGTGTGAGAGTTCAGTGCGTGCCTTTTGGAACCTGGTGTGAAACGCGGTGGGATTTTTGCTTCCCCTTActcaaagcagaaaggaaagtgGCTGTTGATGTGTGCTCTAACAAGGGTAATTGGTTTGCTGTTGGAAAACAGCAAGGCAGCCTTGGGTCTGTTTTTGTTAAAGGGCATATGCTGGTGCAGGCTGTTAGGCTGACTGGACCTGGAGCCTTCCTTAAGTATAACTGAAAAGCTGTCAATAGTGTATGTGACGtttttgccttgttgttttcATAGGGCTTTTGAGACTCCTGTGAAAAGAAGGGTGCTGGGTTTTGCTGAGAGCCTCAAGAACTCAAGAACTCGCTGGTTCTCTTCTCAGATCAAATGGTCACCTGGCTCCAGCGACGAGGAAAGTGGAGCTGTCACTGTGAAGCCATCACCAATGAGGAGGTTGGATGTGTCcccactgcaggctgccagcatcCCCACTGCTACACGCAGGGAGTTATCCTCCCACTTATCCCCTAAGCCCGCTGCTTCGTACCAGCCCGCCGTGCCTGTGCTGTCCTTTTATAGCAAGGAGAAGCGATACCTCACTATTATAGAGAGGAAACAGCTGAGTGAGAATGGAGCTTTTGGGGAGAGAGGCAGTTGTGTGAGTCCCTTGGCTGCCAGCAGGACTGAGAAGGTTAATGTGAATGTCAACAGCAACACGAGTTCAAAGCCAGCCAGGTCTGTGGCTGCTTCCAAGCACGGCAAAACTGCCCCCAAAGCCCTTAAGAAGGTCAAAGCAGACGTACCCCCTAAAAAACCCAGCGTGGAGAAAGAGAATACTCCTTGtttaattaagaagaaaatggattCGCCCTTCAGAGTCCTCAGCATGACGGTGAAGCCAGCTCTGAGGCTTCAGTCAGGAGCAGCATTCTTTTCTGCTGGCAAGAAGTCGCACTCTAAGAAACCACCCTTAGACCTCAAGCCTGTCCAGAATCCCTCCAGGTCTCATTCAGCTGATGCCAACAAAAGCCTCGATGCAGGTGGTGCACCGAGAAGTACCAGTGTGCCTCcgaagagagaaaacaacaacagcgAGAACTTCCCGAGCTGTGGAAATCAAGAGGGAAATACTGCACACGAAGGGAAGGTGTCTCTGCAGCAAAGTGCAGGCAGCCCTGATGTTGCCTCTCAGCCTTCTGAGGCTGCAGAGCGCAGCCATGCAGGGAGCACGGTGAGTAGAGGTGTCAGCAGGGCCTGACTTGTGTTCAGGTGACATGCACTGAGTTTGCTGGGTCTCGCCTATGCTCTGGTTACTCGGCCCAGATGTTTATTTAGGTTTTACATAAGAGAACCTCTGTGGATTTGTTGGTGTGTGAAGGAAGGCACAAAACAGTGGTAAAAAGCCCAGTTTGTTTTCatccctgtgtgctgcagggaaaTGCTCTGAATAGGATGGCTGAGAAGAAAGCTGCCTGTGCAGTGTTTGCGCTGACAGCAATCTGCATTATCATCATAGAGtagcttgggttgaaaaggaccacaatgaccatctggttccaactccctgctatgcgcagggtcaccaaccagcagcccaggctgcccagagccacatccagcccggccttgaatgcctgcattGATCCGGTTTCACATTGTGCAGTCTGGTGTCCCTGAGGAGATGGAAAATAACACGACCGTGTTATGAAAAGGGCAGAGTTGGAGGCAACCATCAGTTTGGCAGCCTTTGGTTTTAATAGAAAATGCTTGCAGGAGGCTTCCAGAAGCTGTTAAGAGACATATAgatggaagcagaaagcaaagctgagtgCCAGACATGCTAAGCTGATGATCCAAACAAGAGAATGAAACGCAAAACAAATGCAGCGATGAGCGAATCAACTGGATAGAAGGACATCAGTTAATGCACTTCAGGAAGGGAGCCTGAACTGTGTGTGGTTCTATAACTGCTATCTGAGAGCTGGGGAGTATTTTACCTTAAAAGATTGTCTTCATTTACAGGATGATGGTGAGATTAGTTCTTCCACAACCTGCGAGTCAGACGATTGCATTCCTTCCAGCCAATCTCCACGCGAAGACACTAAGAAGGGTGAGTTCAATTCTATCTGTCTTGGTCTTCTCATGCAGCTGGTTTGCACAGTACATGGGAAATGCTTTTGGGGGAGATGCTTCTGGTTTGAAGGAGATGGGGTAACTCCAGTGTTTAATAGGTAGCTGCTGCCCAGAGGGTTGCTACCTCTCACTTCTTTTGCTCCTGCTTGTTGTTAAGTGCAGCAGTTTCCCTTCTATCCTTACTTCAGACTTTGTTTCCAACCCTTTCCAATGCAAGAATGCTCTTTAATTTCAACTCTTGCATGTGCCTGTCTGCTAGCTAAATATCCACAAGGTTATATGCATGAAGTTTGTGCCTGATGATGACCTAGGAAACTCccctctgtgcttcttttgCCAGCGAATTACTGCCAATAGTCAGTTGAAGGTGATTTAACTGAGCTTCCTTTTTCTAAAGTGTGCAAGTTGGGGTGTCCTTTAAGTCTTAATGATGTTAATTACCTGCTCACAAGTGATTCGTTTCTAGATTGTCACCTGGATTTCGTATTTCCTCCCTTGTTAGCAGGCACTGCTGAGTCTTCCTCTTGCTCTTATTGAATGCTTTCTTGGCCCTCTGAGACCTCACATTTCTAACAACAGCCTTACTGTCATCTATGCTATATTATCCTAAAACCTGCATATTGCGTGCTGTAACCTGATGTTAAGGCTTCCCaacttcttctgtttccatgtATCAACGTGTTCTGCGACTAAATATGTCTCTGAGCCACTGTAATGTCACTTATCTTTTGCAGCATCTTCGAATGCCCTTGTCTACCCCATATTCAGTGGGCCCCATACTAGCAAGAAGAGGTACGTTCATCTTTGCTGTCTATCAGGAGTGTTGTATTGACGGAATAAGCGTTGAAATATGCATATCATCAGTCTCAAAGTCCAACCTTCTATCTTGGTGCAGTGCAGTAATGCTTGTTGGCTCAGGGAAGCACCTGTTTCAGAGCTGAACCTCTTGTTAGCTGCTTCGCTCAGGTGCTTGTGGTTGATCAGCTCTGATGCAGCAGCGCTCAAACTTCTGCCCTTTTGATCCAGGTGCAAAAGACGAGGCAGAAGTTCAAACAGAAATGGGTGAGAATTAACAGgagcttctgcttctcttctccttcccccccccccaacacttGAAATCATTTCAGATTGAGCCAAAACAAACCTTCCACAACTTGTCGAGCTACGGTAGTCCTTTGCCACAGAAGAGTGTTGAAAGCAAGATCTGATTGCAgtatttgctttccttcctcatGTGGCTTTTCACATACCTTCCGTGGTGCAAGTGGAACCCCTGGAATATGTGCAAAGCCTGGTGTTTGTGATTAATTGCTCATCAGCTTTGGATCTGCTGTTGTCTCTCGGGGAGCTGATGTACACAAGCTTTTCCTATGTGAAgttttttgctttggaaattcTCCTTAGTACCCGAATCTATCAATTAGTTTGGTGTATCTCTGAGTTCCACGTTAAGGTTCATTGCACGACTCTAAGAGTTTCCCACTCTGAGATTGCTTATGAAATGCCATGCTATGGAAGTCTGAAGGAAAACTGTGCAGTTAATAACAAGTCGCAGTGGGTCTCAGCTAAAGCTTCCCCATCTAAATTGAAACCCATAGGTAACTGGAGATCAATCTTTTGTTCTCCTTGAGAGGGAAGCGTTGCTGATGCTGATGTGTGATTGGTAGTCAGCTTTCCTCACTGCACAGGAATACCTGAAGCTGTGTAAGGTAATCTCAGATGACGATGGCACTCCTGCTGAGATGGCAGAATAGGACCCTCGTCCTTGCTTTGTGTCACAGGGTGCCCAAATCAAGcttgggtcagctgtcctgagcTGCACACACTGAGCCCTCACACCAGGGCTCACAGAGTTGTGCATTGAGACATGAGTTCCCTCTGCCAGCTGCACTTACAATCACAGGCATTCAGGGCTGCAtcccttctgctcatctccCCCAGTCCTGCTGGGGATGTTATAAACCCCCCAAGCTCCACACGGCAGCTTTATGCTCTCCACTCTCATCTTTGGCATGGAGTTTCCTAGTCCTATATGTGATTCAGCACACAGAGGCTTTCCATGCCTTGTTCTGGAGTGCTGAGTTCACCATCCACTCTTCTTTCACATCTGCAGTAAGGAGGGCTTCTCTCTACAAGCGTGTTTTTGAAAGCATGATTACAGCCCTAAGTTTATGTATTAAACTTAATAGGAGTATATCAAAAAGTCTCTTTAGGGCAGGTTTTGTTCCTTTGGATCCCAGACTTGGGGGTGAGGTTTCCAGCTAGAAGCGCTGAGTCTGTGTGGGACTTCCTAGCTCCAAGTAAGCCCATGGTTTGAGGCTGGAGAACTGGGTTTGGGTATGTATTTCTTCACCTCCAGTTCCCATGCTTCGTAGATCTGGCCCTGTCTCCTCTGTTGTATCCCTTTGGCTGTTCAAGAGACTGCTGAGTTCCAGCTAGTGGCAGTGTCCCAGTATCCTGGAGATAGGATGGCTGTGGAAGTGAGGGGGTGCTTAATCATGAGCTTGATAACTGTGCAGCTCCTGTTTTGCCTTGAGCCCTCCTCACTCTCCAAGAAGCAGCTGTCATCGCAGTTGTCAACAAGCTTTGCTGTATCTCAGTTTTGGGGTGTTGTGTTAATAAAAGTCACAACCCTGCCCTGGGTGTCTGATGTGTGAATCTAACCTTTGTGTGAATGACCAGCTGACGtctttctgaaatgatttttagGGCGTTGGATGAACTGAGTTCTCCATTTGGCTCCAGTCCGCCTGCAAAATTGCCTCACGGTGtgcagaagagcaagaaagcaagagagCTCTGCAAGCAATCCAACGATCAGATGATCATTGTAAGGATGCTGGGTCCGTGGGGTGGCTCGTGACACAGTGACAAGGACATAAGACATGTCTTGAGGTTAAGCAATAAGCAGATTTCCTTACGTATAAGCCTCAAACAAACCACACTGTGTCTACTATAACAGCAAATGGCAGCCGAGGCAGCATGGAAATGTATAACCCAGCACTGTGAAGTATTCTACAAATAAGCTCCTCAtataaacaaatgaaaccaAAACGTTTTAATCTTCCATTACTGTTGCTATAACCAATTCTTAACCTCGTTCCTTTAAACTAAACATGGTTTTTGATCTTCTGATCACGTGTCATTTATGCTTAACCATCTCTGCTTCTCACTAGGATGCCGGACAGAAGCATTTTGGTACTGTCGCCTGCAAATCATGTGGCATGATATacacagctgccagccctgaggATGAAGCCCAGCACATCCAGTACCACGAGAGATTCCTCGAGTGCCTCAGATATGTGGTAAGGCCACGGCTGCATTCACATCTCTGAAGGACACGGGAGAATCCCAGAGTGTTGGAAGGGAGCTTAAAGATTATTTAGTTCCAGCTCCTGCTATGAGCTGGTTGCCCCCCTCACTaatccaggctgcccagagcccaccCATGGTCTTGTGTgtatccagggatggggcacccacagctctttgagcagctgtgcctcactgccctctgagcaaAGAGGAAACAGCCCATCTCATCCAGGTATTAAGTTGAGACAGCTGCAGGCAAATGTTTTGTCAGCCAGATGGGAGGTTAAAGTGTAAGCAGCGTGCAGTGCCAGCAACTGTGTTCATCAGTTTGATGAATGTGATTTGACTTTATTCCTGAAAGCTGAGGTGGTTCAAATTACAGCTTCATCTGCCAGAATCTTCACTGAATCACTTCCTCTCTTGCTAAACCactgacttgttttttttctattccccTCTCTCACTGTGGCAGTGTTGGAAGAAAGAACGAGTTGTGGCAGAGTTCTGGGATGGGAAAATCGTATTGATTCTTCCAGATGACCCGAAATATGCAGTCAAGAAGGtacatgtttgtttattttggggTTTGTGTTGTagatgagctttttttttttcatggctCAGATCCCTGAATGCCTCAGTTCACACAGTCATACATTGCTTGGAATGCAGAAGGCCTACAGGAGAACAGAGCAAGGGTCAGAGTATCACATAATGGCTgctttggaagggaccttgtggccccacagccccacatccttccatgggctgggtgcccccaccagctcaggctgcgcAGGCCCCATCTGTGGCCTCTGACATCTACAGGGATTATTTGGAGGAAGTGAGttccatagaatcacagaatggcctgggttgaaaaggaccacaatgaccatctggttccaaccccctgctgtgtgcagggtcaccaaccagcagcccaggctgcccagaaccacatccagcctggccttgaatgcctgcagggatggggcatccacagcctccttttgTTTCAGGCAGAAGACGTGCGAGAGATCGTAGATAACGAACTGGGCTTCAAGCAAGTTGCCTTGAGTTGTCCAGCCAAGACTAAAACCTACTTGTTTGTGTCCAACGAGAAGATGATTGTTGGGTGCCTGGTGGCTGAATCAATCAAACAGGTGCGTGTTAATTGTGTGAGGAGAAgggggaactacaggctggtaGCTGGGGGCTCTTGGTGTATATTGGGAATCATAACCTTTGGCACGATGGGAAAGGGTAAAATTAAAGGAAAGCTTGTGCTTGTATCAGCCTGTTGCTAACAGGAGTTGGGTTTGCATGGCTGGTGtttagaatggcctgggttgaaaaggaccacaatgatcatctaatttcaaccccctgctatgtgcagggttgccaaccaccagatcaggctgcaggAGGTAAAGCTGGTATTACTTGATGTCTCTGTGTCCCAAAAGAGAACAGCTCAATGCTTCTCTTTGTCTCTGCAGGCCTTCAGGGTGCTGTCTGAGCCCAGCACTACACAGAGCCCTGGGCAGGATGCCCTGCAG
This region of Excalfactoria chinensis isolate bCotChi1 chromosome 3, bCotChi1.hap2, whole genome shotgun sequence genomic DNA includes:
- the ESCO2 gene encoding LOW QUALITY PROTEIN: N-acetyltransferase ESCO2 (The sequence of the model RefSeq protein was modified relative to this genomic sequence to represent the inferred CDS: deleted 1 base in 1 codon), translating into MRNGWAAWRVNARGLEGAGALAAVIEAALRCAGGNMAAVSSQKRSQSPTETAFETPVKRRVLGFAESLKNSRTRWFSSQIKWSPGSSDEESGAVTVKPSPMRRLDVSPLQAASIPTATRRELSSHLSPKPAASYQPAVPVLSFYSKEKRYLTIIERKQLSENGAFGERGSCVSPLAASRTEKVNVNVNSNTSSKPARSVAASKHGKTAPKALKKVKADVPPKKPSVEKENTPCLIKKKMDSPFRVLSMTVKPALRLQSGAAFFSAGKKSHSKKPPLDLKPVQNPSRSHSADANKSLDAGGAPRSTSVPPKRENNNSENFPSCGNQEGNTAHEGKVSLQQSAGSPDVASQPSEAAERSHAGSTDDGEISSSTTCESDDCIPSSQSPREDTKKASSNALVYPIFSGPHTSKKRALDELSSPFGSSPPAKLPHGVQKSKKARELCKQSNDQMIIDAGQKHFGTVACKSCGMIYTAASPEDEAQHIQYHERFLECLRYVCWKKERVVAEFWDGKIVLILPDDPKYAVKKAEDVREIVDNELGFKQVALSCPAKTKTYLFVSNEKMIVGCLVAESIKQAFRVLSEPSTTQSPGQDALQQHRAWRCSTEPEPAVCGVSRIWVFGPTRRRGIARRLVDVVRSTFMYGSYLSTEDIAFSDPTPDGKQFAAEYCQTPTFLVYNFVYGN